A window of Alphaproteobacteria bacterium contains these coding sequences:
- a CDS encoding putative peptidoglycan glycosyltransferase FtsW, whose product MTTLIFSRRDTSILGRWWWTVDRWSLGALLLIISLGVLLSFSASPPVATRLGLDTFFFVKRHALMVPLAIIVIVSLSLLPPQRIRQFAALLYLVGVLALILTLLFGLEIKGARRWLMVGGMSIQASEFIKPAFAIMVAWMLAERYRDPQFPGSIVSLALLIILSSLLLLQPDLGMTLVIIATWIGQLFIAGMPILWMAALACTGVTVLCGSYFLFPHVSRRIDQFFNPNSGDPSHDLYQVNRSLEAFSNGGLFGKGPGEGIVKRHVPDAHADFVFAVAGEEFGLVLCIILTLLFGFIVVRSLLKATQDSSLFVIMGTAGIALQFGLQAFVNMASALHLIPTKGMTMPFISYGGSSLLALAISMGMLLSLTRRRHGITEVL is encoded by the coding sequence GTGACAACCTTAATTTTCTCTAGGCGTGATACAAGCATCCTTGGACGCTGGTGGTGGACGGTTGATCGTTGGAGCCTTGGCGCCCTGCTTTTGATTATTTCCCTGGGTGTTTTGCTAAGCTTTTCTGCCAGTCCCCCGGTTGCGACGCGATTGGGATTGGATACTTTTTTCTTTGTCAAGCGGCATGCCCTTATGGTTCCGCTGGCCATTATTGTGATTGTTTCCTTGTCTTTATTGCCGCCCCAACGCATCCGACAATTTGCTGCCCTTCTTTATCTGGTGGGTGTGTTGGCCCTGATCCTTACGTTATTGTTCGGCCTCGAGATCAAGGGGGCCAGGCGCTGGTTGATGGTCGGTGGCATGTCCATACAAGCATCAGAATTTATCAAACCTGCGTTTGCCATTATGGTTGCCTGGATGTTGGCAGAACGATATCGTGATCCCCAATTCCCGGGTTCAATTGTTTCTTTGGCTCTTTTAATCATTCTGTCATCTTTGTTGTTGTTGCAACCTGATTTGGGCATGACATTGGTTATTATTGCGACCTGGATTGGTCAGTTGTTTATTGCGGGAATGCCTATTTTATGGATGGCGGCCTTGGCTTGCACCGGGGTTACGGTTTTGTGTGGCTCTTATTTTCTGTTTCCCCATGTTTCGCGCCGAATTGACCAATTCTTTAACCCCAATTCAGGGGACCCCAGTCACGATCTGTACCAGGTGAATCGGTCTTTGGAGGCGTTTTCCAATGGCGGACTGTTCGGCAAGGGGCCGGGTGAGGGGATCGTCAAAAGGCATGTCCCGGATGCGCATGCCGATTTTGTTTTTGCCGTTGCGGGGGAGGAATTCGGCCTCGTATTATGCATTATCCTGACACTGTTGTTTGGTTTTATTGTTGTGCGGTCATTGCTAAAAGCTACACAAGATTCTAGTTTGTTTGTTATTATGGGAACCGCGGGGATTGCCCTGCAGTTTGGGTTGCAAGCCTTTGTCAATATGGCATCGGCGCTTCATCTGATTCCAACAAAAGGAATGACCATGCCGTTTATCAGTTATGGCGGATCATCATTGCTAGCATTGGCCATTTCCATGGGGATGCTTCTTTCATTAACGCGACGTCGACACGGAATTACGGAGGTTTTATGA
- the murD gene encoding UDP-N-acetylmuramoyl-L-alanine--D-glutamate ligase, whose protein sequence is MPNTSMILVLGMARSGQATAAWLRENGIRVVTFDDNPGINQKTGGVQSREDIPWHQITRVIQSPGVPFDSLVTQMARSFHIPITTDINLLREDCPHVPTVGITGTNGKSTTTALIGHILQQANRTCCLGGNIGTPVLSLPRLDPDGTYVLELSSFQLELSSPLDLSIAVWLNISEDHLDRHGTMESYIASKERIFMGCDQGIIALDDLYSAAVYQKFRDQIPLSTVGIDKPADYSVQAGILHDHGVAVFDLDDCPTLRGSHNHQNAAVAFASTKKMGLNQGDIIQGLKTYPGLPHRLEVIGSYKNITFVNDSKATNADATARALSSYPSTTSIYWIVGGRPKTGGIDSLVPYFAKIEQAFLIGESQEDFSNTLTGRVSHSCCGDMKTAVQDAFNMAKCKKTDRPIVILLSPSCASYDQFQNFEERGNYFRELARIFM, encoded by the coding sequence ATGCCCAATACGTCGATGATTCTTGTTCTTGGGATGGCGCGGTCAGGTCAGGCAACGGCTGCTTGGTTGCGGGAAAATGGTATTCGGGTTGTAACCTTTGACGACAATCCAGGAATCAATCAAAAAACGGGTGGGGTGCAGTCTCGCGAAGACATCCCGTGGCACCAAATCACGCGCGTGATTCAAAGCCCCGGTGTTCCCTTTGACTCCCTGGTAACGCAAATGGCACGCTCGTTTCATATTCCGATCACAACCGACATTAATTTGTTGCGCGAGGACTGCCCCCATGTGCCCACGGTTGGTATTACGGGTACCAATGGGAAATCAACAACGACTGCCTTGATCGGGCACATCCTACAACAAGCCAATCGCACTTGTTGCCTTGGGGGTAACATTGGAACACCTGTTCTATCGTTGCCCAGGCTTGATCCTGATGGAACCTATGTTTTGGAATTATCGTCTTTCCAGCTTGAGCTTTCATCCCCCCTCGATTTATCGATCGCGGTTTGGCTAAATATTTCCGAAGACCACCTGGATCGCCATGGAACGATGGAATCCTATATCGCATCAAAAGAACGCATTTTCATGGGGTGCGATCAGGGTATTATTGCCCTTGATGATTTGTATTCAGCGGCGGTTTATCAGAAATTTCGGGATCAAATCCCCCTGTCAACGGTCGGAATCGACAAGCCTGCGGATTATTCTGTGCAAGCCGGTATTTTGCACGACCATGGGGTTGCTGTCTTTGACCTTGATGACTGCCCCACCCTCCGGGGGTCTCACAACCATCAAAATGCAGCGGTTGCCTTTGCGTCCACCAAGAAAATGGGACTGAATCAGGGCGACATCATTCAAGGATTAAAAACCTATCCAGGGCTTCCCCATCGGCTAGAGGTTATTGGTTCGTACAAAAATATCACCTTTGTTAATGACAGCAAGGCAACCAATGCCGATGCAACGGCGCGGGCCCTTTCCAGCTATCCATCAACGACGTCGATTTATTGGATTGTTGGGGGGCGCCCAAAAACAGGGGGGATTGATTCGCTTGTGCCCTATTTTGCCAAAATCGAACAGGCATTTTTAATTGGCGAATCACAAGAAGATTTTTCGAACACCCTGACGGGCCGCGTTTCCCATTCCTGTTGTGGAGACATGAAAACAGCTGTACAAGATGCGTTTAACATGGCAAAGTGCAAAAAGACAGACAGACCCATTGTTATACTGTTGTCACCGAGCTGTGCCAGTTATGATCAGTTTCAAAACTTTGAAGAACGCGGCAATTACTTTCGTGAATTGGCAAGGATATTTATGTGA